The following are encoded in a window of Pongo abelii isolate AG06213 chromosome 16, NHGRI_mPonAbe1-v2.0_pri, whole genome shotgun sequence genomic DNA:
- the LOC112131791 gene encoding beta-defensin 108B produces MKPNFLLSSTVRIAVLLFTIFFFMSQVLPARGKFKEICERPNGSCRDFCLETEIHVGRCLNSRPCCLPLGHQPRIESTTPKKD; encoded by the exons atGAAGccaaactttcttctttcttcaaccGTGAGGATTGCTGTCCTCCTCTtcaccattttcttctttatgagccAAGTTCTACCAG CCAGGGGCAAATTCAAGGAGATCTGTGAACGTCCAAATGGCTCCTGTCGGGACTTTTGCCTCGAAACAGAAATCCATGTTGGGAGATGTTTAAATAGCCGACCCTGCTGCCTGCCTCTGGGGCATCAACCAAGAATTGAGAGCACTACACCCAAAAAGGACTGA